One genomic window of Phoenix dactylifera cultivar Barhee BC4 chromosome 6, palm_55x_up_171113_PBpolish2nd_filt_p, whole genome shotgun sequence includes the following:
- the LOC103716172 gene encoding LOW QUALITY PROTEIN: mitochondrial uncoupling protein 5-like (The sequence of the model RefSeq protein was modified relative to this genomic sequence to represent the inferred CDS: inserted 2 bases in 1 codon) produces the protein MGLKGFVEGGIASIVAGCSTHPLDLIKVRMQLHGETLSPAVSTXAAPALGFHTNATATVALPRPHPRPGPLAVGAQILRSEGPAALFSGVSAAVLRQTLYSTTRMGLYDIFKKKWSPAGDGSALPLHRKIAAGLVAGGIGAAVGNPADVAMVRMQADGRLPAADRRNYKSVVDAIGRMVRSEGVGSLWRGSALTVNRAMIVTASQLATYDQAKEAILARRLMVDGLGAHVTASFTAGVVAAMASNPVDVVKTRVMNMKVEKGAPPPYAGALDCMLKTVRTEGPMALYKGFIPTVSRQGPFTVVLFVTLEQVRKLLKDF, from the exons ATGGGTCTAAAAGGATTCGTTGAAGGCGGGATCGCGTCCATCGTGGCCGGCTGCTCGACGCACCCGCTCGACCTTATCAAAGTCCGCATGCAGCTCCACGGGGAGACGCTAAGCCCCGCGGTCTCCAC CGCCGCCCCCGCTCTCGGCTTCCACACCAACGCCACCGCCACCGTCGCTCTCCCCCGGCCGCATCCCCGCCCAGGCCCGCTCGCCGTCGGCGCCCAGATCCTCCGCTCCGAAGGCCCTGCCGCGCTCTTCTCCGGCGTCTCCGCTGCCGTCCTCCGCCAGACCCTCTACTCCACGACACGCATGGGCCTATACGACATCTTCAAGAAGAAGTGGTCCCCCGCCGGCGACGGCAGCGCCCTTCCACTCCACCGCAAGATCGCCGCCGGCCTTGTCGCCGGCGGGATCGGCGCCGCGGTCGGGAACCCCGCCGATGTGGCGATGGTCCGGATGCAGGCCGACGGCCGGCTCCCGGCGGCGGACCGGCGGAACTACAAGAGCGTGGTCGACGCGATCGGGCGGATGGTGAGGAGCGAGGGTGTGGGGAGCCTGTGGCGGGGGTCGGCGCTGACGGTGAACCGGGCGATGATCGTGACGGCGTCGCAGCTGGCGACGTACGACCAGGCGAAGGAGGCGATCCTGGCGCGGAGGTTGATGGTGGACGGGCTAGGGGCGCACGTGACGGCGAGCTTCACCGCCGGTGTGGTGGCGGCGATGGCGTCGAACCCGGTGGATGTGGTGAAGACGAGAGTGATGAACATGAAGGTGGAGAAGGGGGCGCCGCCGCCGTACGCCGGAGCGCTCGACTGCATGTTGAAGACGGTGAGGACGGAGGGGCCGATGGCGCTCTACAAAGGGTTTATTCCGACCGTGTCCCGCCAGGGGCCGTTCACGGTGGTGCTCTTCGTCACTCTCGAGCAGGTCCGCAAGCTCCTCAAGGACTTCTGA